A single Lolium perenne isolate Kyuss_39 chromosome 6, Kyuss_2.0, whole genome shotgun sequence DNA region contains:
- the LOC127310900 gene encoding MADS-box transcription factor 56-like, which translates to MTGGGRSRRREIRRIEDATSRQVTFSKRRTGLLKKAFELGVLCDAEVALVVFTSTGRRYEYGSAPDLQKTIDRYLNHTKGSIPTNEKALPASVQMCRFEATALKQKIDAIEANQRKLSGEGLGSCSAQELQELELQLNKSLTNIREKKQKKMMDQILELRKKEEKLLRKNSDLRKEYKALPLLELLTRSVATADAARSPGGEEGPDDDDEVWWRSYMDVDTELVIGRPRTSS; encoded by the exons atgaccgGTGGTGGAAGGAGTAGGCGGCGGGAGATTCGGCGGATCGAGGACGCCACAAGCCGGCAGGTGACGTTCTCGAAGCGGCGGACAGGGCTGCTGAAGAAGGCGTTCGAGCTGGGCGTGCTCTGCGACGCCGAGGTCGCGCTCGTCGTCTTCACCTCGACTGGACGTCGCTACGAGTACGGATCAGCGCCAGA TTTGCAGAAGACAATTGATCGCTACCTGAACCACACAAAAGGGAGTATACCAACCAATGAGAAAGCTCTACCTGCCAGCGTCCAG ATGTGCAGATTTGAGGCTACAGCCTTGAAGCAGAAGATAGACGCAATCGAGGCCAACCAGAG GAAGCTGTCTGGAGAAGGCTTAGGGTCGTGTTCAGCGCAGGAGCTGCAAGAGCTTGAGCTGCAGCTGAATAAGAGCCTAACCAATATCCGGGAAAAGAAG CAAAAGAAGATGATGGATCAAATTTTGGAGCTCAGGAAGAAG GAGGAGAAGCTGTTGAGGAAGAACTCAGATCTCCGCAAAGAGTACAAGGCATTGCCTCTGCTAGAGCTGCTCACAAGAAGTGTGGCAACAGCAGACGCTGCAAGATCACCCGGTGGCGAAGAAGGACCagacgatgatgatgaggtgTGGTGGCGGTCGTACATGGACGTGGACACGGAGCTGGTCATCGGAAGGCCTAGGACGTCTAGCTAG